In Drosophila simulans strain w501 chromosome 3R, Prin_Dsim_3.1, whole genome shotgun sequence, a single window of DNA contains:
- the LOC6730205 gene encoding CLIP domain-containing serine protease B8: MLGSVLRLWILFGCFYRFLALADVLQECDIPNETKRGVCLEVSRCKAYLQVRNATNLPAEKVNFLKKVQCEVEQQVSEAQGSYESLVCCPANGQDYLFPVLQFSKFEYRRFLDVTARFKRKKLKRRIQTVEPSSGFNLLNECGKQVTNRIYGGEIAELDEFPWLALLVYNSNDYGCSGALIDDRHILTAAHCVQGEGVRDRKGLKHVRLGEFNVKTEPDCIEEPNYLSCADAALDIAYEKIHVHPEYKEFSNYKYNDIAIIRLKHPVSFTHFVMPICLPNKSEPLTLAEGQMFSVSGWGRTDLFNKYFINIHSPIKLKLRIPYVSNENCTKILEGFGVRLGPKQICAGGEFAKDTCAGDSGGPLMYFDRQHSRWVAYGVVSYGFTQCGMAGKPAVYTNVAEYTDWIDSVVQQRKKSQQTTQAKMA; encoded by the exons ATGCTCGGTTCGGTTCTGCGACTATGGATACTCTTCGGCTGTTTCTACCGCTTCTTGGCTCTGGCCGACGTCCTGCAGGAGTGCGACATTCCCAATGAGACGAAGAGGGGAGTGTGCCTGGAGGTCAGCAGGTGCAAGGCGTACCTTCAGGTGCGGAATGCCACCAATTTGCCGGCGGAGAAGGTTAATTTCCTGAAGAAGGTGCAGTGCGAGGTGGAGCAGCAAGTGTCGGAGGCGCAGGGTTCATACGAATCCCTGGTTTGCTGCCCGGCCAATGGTCAGGATTACCTGTTTCCCGTGCTCCAATTCTCCAAGTTCGAGTACCGAAGATTTCTGGATGTCACCGCTCGATTCAAGCGGAAGAAACTCAAGCGGCGGATTCAAACGGTGGAGCCAAGTTCGGGATTCAATTTACTCAATGAGTGCGGCAAACAAGTGACTAATAGGATTTACGGAGGGGAAATCGCCGAACTGGACGAGTTTCCTTGGCTGGCCCTGCTGGTCTACAATTCGA atgaCTACGGTTGCAGTGGAGCCCTAATCGATGATCGACATATCCTAACAGCTGCCCATTGTGTTCAAGGAGAAGGAGTTCGTGATCGCAAAGGATT AAAGCATGTTCGTTTGGGCGAATTCAACGTTAAAACGGAACCCGACTGCATCGAGGAGCCAAACTATTTGAGCTGTGCGGATGCCGCTTTGGATATTGCCTACGAAAAGATCCATGTGCATCCGGAGTACAAGGAGTTCTCGAACTACAAGTATAATGACATAGCCATAATCCGGCTGAAGCATCCCGTGTCCTTCACCCACTTCGTCATGCCCATCtgtttgccaaacaaatcCGAGCCACTGACTTTGGCCGAGGGCCAGATGTTCTCCGTTTCCGGATGGGGTCGCACGGATTTAT TCAACAAGTACTTCATCAACATCCACAGTCCCATCAAGCTGAAGCTGCGCATTCCGTACGTCTCCAATGAGAACTGCACCAAGATCCTCGAGGGATTCGGAGTGCGACTGGGTCCCAAGCAAATCTGTGCCGGCGGGGAGTTCGCGAAGGACACGTGTGCCGGCGACTCCGGCGGACCTCTGATGTACTTCGATAGACAGCACTCCCGGTGGGTGGCCTACGGCGTGGTCAGCTACGGATTCACCCAGTGCGGGATGGCCGGGAAGCCGGCTGTTTATACTAACGTGGCCGAATACACGGACTGGATCGACAGTGTTGTGCAGCAGAGGAAAAAGAGCCAACAGACGACGCAGGCCAAAATGGCTTGA
- the LOC6730206 gene encoding serine protease 7 isoform X2: MKVFAAVILCILIAHEAKAQSDSRCMNPNQTPGLCVLINECQTLYSVLKRATLTDQEKSFIKSSACGRGRNNQPYVCCTQDTGYVRTQRQDPTFPDYGGFGGDWEEERPQSFVFPRQERRPWSFGNQPETSRTPFRKSSTGDGSSLLPQPPSCGGVAIRNRIYDGQDTDVNEFPWMVLLEYRRRNGNGVSTACAGSLINQRYVLTAAHCLTGRIEREIGALVSVRLGEHDTRTAVDCPPGGGSCSPEVQRLGFEEIRVHERYSEKASNQVHDIGLIRLERNVRYSDNIQPICLPSSVGAESRQSGQQFTVAGWGRTLKMARSAVKQKVTVNYVEPAKCRQRFSQIKVNVEPTQLCAGGQFRQDSCDGDSGGPLMRFRGETWVLEGIVSFGYKCGLKDWPGVYTNVAAYDIWIRQNVRA; encoded by the exons atgAAAGTGTTCGCGGCGGTTATTCTTTGCATTCTGATTGCCCACGAGGCCAAAGCCCAGT CAGATTCGAGGTGCATGAATCCCAACCAAACCCCTGGACTTTGTGTGCTCATTAATGAATGTCAGACACTCTACTCCGTGCTGAAGCGGGCCACTTTGACTGATCAGGAAAAGAGCTTCATCAAGTCCTCGGCCTGTGGAAGAGGCAGGAATAATCAGCCCTATGTTTGCTGCACCCAGGATACGGGCTATGTGAGGACCCAACGCCAGGATCCTACCTTTCCGGACTACGGTGGATTTGGCGGAGACTGGGAGGAGGAGCGGCCCCAGAGTTTCGTTTTTCCCAGACAAGAAAGACGTCCCTGGAGCTTTGGCAACCAGCCAGAAACCAGCAGAACACCGTTTCGAAAATCATCGACTGGCGACGGTTCCAGTTTACTACCTCAGCCTCCATCCTGCGGGGGCGTGGCTATCAGGAACAGGATTTACGATGGCCAGGACACCGATGTGAACGAGTTTCCCTGGATGGTGCTGCTGGAGTACCGCagacgaaatggaaatggtgtGTCCACTGCCTGTGCAGGATCCCTCATCAACCAGCGATATGTCCTTACAGCGGCCCATTGTTTGACTGGCAGGATCGAACGGGAAATCGGAGCACT TGTGTCGGTGAGACTGGGCGAGCATGACACTCGCACCGCGGTGGACTGCCCCCCAGGTGGAGGAAGTTGCTCGCCGGAGGTCCAGCGTTTGGGCTTCGAGGAGATCCGGGTTCACGAAAGATACAGCGAAAAGGCCTCCAATCAGGTGCACGACATTGGTCTCATTCGCCTGGAGCGCAACGTCCGCTACTCGGACAACATCCAGCCCATTTGCCTGCCCTCGTCTGTGGGCGCGGAGTCGAGGCAGTCCGGCCAGCAGTTCACCGTGGCCGGCTGGGGCCGTACTCTGAAGATGGCCCGCAGTGCCGTGAAGCAAAAGGTGACGGTCAACTACGTGGAGCCCGCCAAGTGCCGCCAGAGATTCTCGCAGATCAAGGTGAACGTGGAGCCCACCCAACTCTGTGCCGGCGGACAGTTCCGGCAGGACAGCTGCGACGGAGACTCCGGCGGACCGCTGATGCGATTCCGTGGCGAGACCTGGGTGCTCGAGGGCATCGTGTCCTTCGGCTATAAGTGCGGACTGAAGGATTGGCCCGGAGTCTACACGAATGTGGCTGCCTACGACATCTGGATCAGGCAGAATGTGAGGGCTTAA
- the LOC6730209 gene encoding uncharacterized protein LOC6730209 isoform X1 — MDGMGQVSRMVAIVALLLLIAPQPALLNSDSSDESLEAEAIDKEIEEAMGNMQALFEFGSGITGKESRQISKAFEKLSNYIEKISKPKRKVRGNNMQIIF, encoded by the exons ATGGATGGAATGGGGCAGGTGAGTCGAATGGTGGCCATAGTGgctctgctcctgctgattGCTCCCCAACCAGCACTGTTGAACAGTGACTCCTCAGATGAGTCACTTGAGGCTGAGGCGATTGATAAGGAAATCGAAGAAGCAATGGGAAATATGCAAGCGCTCTTCGAATTCGGAAGCGGAATCACTGGAAAGGAATCCAGGCAAATCTCTAAGGCCTTC GAAAAGCTCAGTAATTAcattgaaaaaatatccaaaccCAAACGCAAAGTGCGTGGCAACAATATGCAAATCATTTTCTGA
- the LOC6730206 gene encoding serine protease 7 isoform X3 encodes MKVFAAVILCILIAHEAKAQYSRCMNPNQTPGLCVLINECQTLYSVLKRATLTDQEKSFIKSSACGRGRNNQPYVCCTQDTGYVRTQRQDPTFPDYGGFGGDWEEERPQSFVFPRQERRPWSFGNQPETSRTPFRKSSTGDGSSLLPQPPSCGGVAIRNRIYDGQDTDVNEFPWMVLLEYRRRNGNGVSTACAGSLINQRYVLTAAHCLTGRIEREIGALVSVRLGEHDTRTAVDCPPGGGSCSPEVQRLGFEEIRVHERYSEKASNQVHDIGLIRLERNVRYSDNIQPICLPSSVGAESRQSGQQFTVAGWGRTLKMARSAVKQKVTVNYVEPAKCRQRFSQIKVNVEPTQLCAGGQFRQDSCDGDSGGPLMRFRGETWVLEGIVSFGYKCGLKDWPGVYTNVAAYDIWIRQNVRA; translated from the exons atgAAAGTGTTCGCGGCGGTTATTCTTTGCATTCTGATTGCCCACGAGGCCAAAGCCCAGT ATTCGAGGTGCATGAATCCCAACCAAACCCCTGGACTTTGTGTGCTCATTAATGAATGTCAGACACTCTACTCCGTGCTGAAGCGGGCCACTTTGACTGATCAGGAAAAGAGCTTCATCAAGTCCTCGGCCTGTGGAAGAGGCAGGAATAATCAGCCCTATGTTTGCTGCACCCAGGATACGGGCTATGTGAGGACCCAACGCCAGGATCCTACCTTTCCGGACTACGGTGGATTTGGCGGAGACTGGGAGGAGGAGCGGCCCCAGAGTTTCGTTTTTCCCAGACAAGAAAGACGTCCCTGGAGCTTTGGCAACCAGCCAGAAACCAGCAGAACACCGTTTCGAAAATCATCGACTGGCGACGGTTCCAGTTTACTACCTCAGCCTCCATCCTGCGGGGGCGTGGCTATCAGGAACAGGATTTACGATGGCCAGGACACCGATGTGAACGAGTTTCCCTGGATGGTGCTGCTGGAGTACCGCagacgaaatggaaatggtgtGTCCACTGCCTGTGCAGGATCCCTCATCAACCAGCGATATGTCCTTACAGCGGCCCATTGTTTGACTGGCAGGATCGAACGGGAAATCGGAGCACT TGTGTCGGTGAGACTGGGCGAGCATGACACTCGCACCGCGGTGGACTGCCCCCCAGGTGGAGGAAGTTGCTCGCCGGAGGTCCAGCGTTTGGGCTTCGAGGAGATCCGGGTTCACGAAAGATACAGCGAAAAGGCCTCCAATCAGGTGCACGACATTGGTCTCATTCGCCTGGAGCGCAACGTCCGCTACTCGGACAACATCCAGCCCATTTGCCTGCCCTCGTCTGTGGGCGCGGAGTCGAGGCAGTCCGGCCAGCAGTTCACCGTGGCCGGCTGGGGCCGTACTCTGAAGATGGCCCGCAGTGCCGTGAAGCAAAAGGTGACGGTCAACTACGTGGAGCCCGCCAAGTGCCGCCAGAGATTCTCGCAGATCAAGGTGAACGTGGAGCCCACCCAACTCTGTGCCGGCGGACAGTTCCGGCAGGACAGCTGCGACGGAGACTCCGGCGGACCGCTGATGCGATTCCGTGGCGAGACCTGGGTGCTCGAGGGCATCGTGTCCTTCGGCTATAAGTGCGGACTGAAGGATTGGCCCGGAGTCTACACGAATGTGGCTGCCTACGACATCTGGATCAGGCAGAATGTGAGGGCTTAA
- the LOC6730209 gene encoding uncharacterized protein LOC6730209 isoform X2, protein MDGMGQVSRMVAIVALLLLIAPQPALLNSDSSDESLEAEAIDKEIEEAMGNMQALFEFGSGITGKESRQISKAFEKLSNYIEKISKPKRKSSLEDHNDKVFNIKPDENVKIRFAYQLPKGIKHTTKIGKKKKKPEYFLNFLFNNYRNPQKPLDHSTLVKKLKMRRTGRRLLPNGMPNPYNYFPLKGEDM, encoded by the exons ATGGATGGAATGGGGCAGGTGAGTCGAATGGTGGCCATAGTGgctctgctcctgctgattGCTCCCCAACCAGCACTGTTGAACAGTGACTCCTCAGATGAGTCACTTGAGGCTGAGGCGATTGATAAGGAAATCGAAGAAGCAATGGGAAATATGCAAGCGCTCTTCGAATTCGGAAGCGGAATCACTGGAAAGGAATCCAGGCAAATCTCTAAGGCCTTC GAAAAGCTCAGTAATTAcattgaaaaaatatccaaaccCAAACGCAAA TCCAGTTTAGAAGACCACAATGACAAGGTTTTTAACATCAAACCAGACGAAAACGTTAAAATTCGATTTGCTTACCAACTACCAAAGGGGATAAAACATACGACTAAAATCggcaagaaaaagaagaagcctgaatatttcttaaactttttatttaacaacTACCGAAATCCCCAAAAACCCTTGGATCACTCTACACTCgtcaaaaaactaaaaatgcgACGAACTGGCAGGCGATTGTTGCCCAATGGAATGCCAAATCCTTATAACTACTTTCCGCTTAAAGGCGAAGATATGTAG
- the LOC6730206 gene encoding serine protease 7 isoform X1, protein MSEKWRAHLGASPAEPDCNIFISSADSRCMNPNQTPGLCVLINECQTLYSVLKRATLTDQEKSFIKSSACGRGRNNQPYVCCTQDTGYVRTQRQDPTFPDYGGFGGDWEEERPQSFVFPRQERRPWSFGNQPETSRTPFRKSSTGDGSSLLPQPPSCGGVAIRNRIYDGQDTDVNEFPWMVLLEYRRRNGNGVSTACAGSLINQRYVLTAAHCLTGRIEREIGALVSVRLGEHDTRTAVDCPPGGGSCSPEVQRLGFEEIRVHERYSEKASNQVHDIGLIRLERNVRYSDNIQPICLPSSVGAESRQSGQQFTVAGWGRTLKMARSAVKQKVTVNYVEPAKCRQRFSQIKVNVEPTQLCAGGQFRQDSCDGDSGGPLMRFRGETWVLEGIVSFGYKCGLKDWPGVYTNVAAYDIWIRQNVRA, encoded by the exons ATGTCAGAAAAGTGGCGCGCGCATTTAGGGGCATCCCCTGCAGAACCTgattgcaatatttttatcTCCTCAGCAGATTCGAGGTGCATGAATCCCAACCAAACCCCTGGACTTTGTGTGCTCATTAATGAATGTCAGACACTCTACTCCGTGCTGAAGCGGGCCACTTTGACTGATCAGGAAAAGAGCTTCATCAAGTCCTCGGCCTGTGGAAGAGGCAGGAATAATCAGCCCTATGTTTGCTGCACCCAGGATACGGGCTATGTGAGGACCCAACGCCAGGATCCTACCTTTCCGGACTACGGTGGATTTGGCGGAGACTGGGAGGAGGAGCGGCCCCAGAGTTTCGTTTTTCCCAGACAAGAAAGACGTCCCTGGAGCTTTGGCAACCAGCCAGAAACCAGCAGAACACCGTTTCGAAAATCATCGACTGGCGACGGTTCCAGTTTACTACCTCAGCCTCCATCCTGCGGGGGCGTGGCTATCAGGAACAGGATTTACGATGGCCAGGACACCGATGTGAACGAGTTTCCCTGGATGGTGCTGCTGGAGTACCGCagacgaaatggaaatggtgtGTCCACTGCCTGTGCAGGATCCCTCATCAACCAGCGATATGTCCTTACAGCGGCCCATTGTTTGACTGGCAGGATCGAACGGGAAATCGGAGCACT TGTGTCGGTGAGACTGGGCGAGCATGACACTCGCACCGCGGTGGACTGCCCCCCAGGTGGAGGAAGTTGCTCGCCGGAGGTCCAGCGTTTGGGCTTCGAGGAGATCCGGGTTCACGAAAGATACAGCGAAAAGGCCTCCAATCAGGTGCACGACATTGGTCTCATTCGCCTGGAGCGCAACGTCCGCTACTCGGACAACATCCAGCCCATTTGCCTGCCCTCGTCTGTGGGCGCGGAGTCGAGGCAGTCCGGCCAGCAGTTCACCGTGGCCGGCTGGGGCCGTACTCTGAAGATGGCCCGCAGTGCCGTGAAGCAAAAGGTGACGGTCAACTACGTGGAGCCCGCCAAGTGCCGCCAGAGATTCTCGCAGATCAAGGTGAACGTGGAGCCCACCCAACTCTGTGCCGGCGGACAGTTCCGGCAGGACAGCTGCGACGGAGACTCCGGCGGACCGCTGATGCGATTCCGTGGCGAGACCTGGGTGCTCGAGGGCATCGTGTCCTTCGGCTATAAGTGCGGACTGAAGGATTGGCCCGGAGTCTACACGAATGTGGCTGCCTACGACATCTGGATCAGGCAGAATGTGAGGGCTTAA
- the LOC27208369 gene encoding uncharacterized protein LOC27208369, producing the protein MKSYLLLGILLLYYLCMFLLIEGRSAGIKEKSDHSTNMHLLCPTFSNISLQNITRLYRSSLGGRVQTDHLGRSRTHHRRRVPTRRRNKPKLNHSLQQIA; encoded by the exons ATGAAAAGCTATCTGCTGCTGggcatattattattatactatCTGTGCATGTTTTTGCTGATTGAGGGACGGAGTGCTGGGATCAAAGAG AAAAGCGACCATAGCACAAATATGCATCTTCTCTGCCCAACTTTTTCAAACATTTCTCTGCAG AACATAACCCGTCTCTATAGATCAAGTTTGGGTGGACGCGTACAAACGGATCACTTGGGAAGATCACGGACTCACCATCGGAGAAGAGTTCCAACTAGGCGTCGAAATAAGCCAAAACTTAACCATTCTCTACAGCAAATTGCTTGA